A genomic region of Melanotaenia boesemani isolate fMelBoe1 chromosome 13, fMelBoe1.pri, whole genome shotgun sequence contains the following coding sequences:
- the LOC121651377 gene encoding cytochrome P450 3A27-like — protein sequence MSFFPDFSIETWTLITICISLILLYGYAPYGFFKKLGIPGPKPLPFIGTFLELRHGVHVFDTKCYQKYGKVWGTYDGRTPVLVIMDTAMIKTILVKECYSMFTNRRDFGLNGPLREAVTVIVDEEWKRIRSILSPSFTSGRLKGMYTIMLEHSRNLIKSLHKKAQADEVIDVKDVFGPYSMDVVTSTSFSVDIDSINHPTDPFVENIKKMVQFSFLNPLLVLVVLFPALGSVFDKMDLTFFPSDVLKFFLAFLKRIKSERDQNKNNNRMDFMQLMMDSQKSGNNKDGLTDSEILAQAMIYIFAGYETSSTTLSFLAFNLATHPHVQKTLQQEIDETFPNKCQPTYDALMQMEYLDMVMNESQRLYPVGNRLERVAKSSVDINGLTIPKGTVVMVPVYVLHRDPTLWSEPDVFKPERFSKDNKDNIDPYSFLPFGAGPRNCIGMRFAVLMMKLAIVEILQNFSFVTCKETEIPLELGADAFTRPKNPIKLKLEPRTATDSPTN from the exons ATGAGCTTCTTCCCGGACTTTTCCATCGAGACCTGGACTTTAATAACGATTTGTATCTCTCTCATCCTTCT GTATGGATATGCTCCATATGGTTTTTTCAAGAAACTAGGCATCCCAGGACCCAAACCTTTACCCTTCATTGGGACATTTTTggagctgagacat GGCGTCCATGTGTTTGACACAAAGTGCTATCAGAAGTATGGAAAGGTGTGGGG GACGTATGATGGCAGAACGCCTGTACTGGTTATAATGGACACAGCAATGATCAAAACGATCTTGGTTAAGGAGTGTTATTCAATGTTCACCAACAGACGG GATTTTGGCCTAAATGGACCACTGCGTGAAGCTGTAACAGTAATAGTAGATGAGGAATGGAAAAGGATTCGTAGCATTCTATCTCCATCATTCACTAGTGGACGACTGAAAGGG ATGTACACAATCATGTTGGAGCATTCGCGCAATTTGATTAAGAGTCTGCACAAGAAAGCTCAGGCAGATGAAGTCATAGATGTTAAAGA CGTGTTTGGACCGTACAGTATGGATGTTGTGACAAGCACCTCCTTCAGTGTGGACATTGATTCCATCAACCATCCTACAGATCCTTTtgtggaaaatataaaaaaaatggtccAGTTTAGCTTCCTAAATCCCTTGCTTGTGCTTGTAG TTCTGTTTCCAGCCTTGGGATCAGTTTTTGACAAGATGGATTTGACATTCTTCCCCAGTGATGTGCTGAAATTCTTCTTAGCATTTCTGAAAAGAATTAAATCAGAACGggatcagaataaaaacaat aacCGAATGGACTTCATGCAGTTGATGATGGACTCTCAAAAGTCAGGCAACAACAAAGACG GGCTGACTGATTCTGAGATTCTTGCTCAAGCCATGATATATATCTTTGCTGGTTATGAAACCAGTAGCACCACCCTGTCCTTTTTAGCCTTCAACCTGGCAACCCACCCTCACGTCCAAAAGACCCTGCAACAGGAGATTGATGAAACCTTCCCaaataaa TGTCAGCCCACTTACGATGCCCTGATGCAGATGGAATACCTGGACATGGTGATGAATGAATCACAAAGGCTTTATCCTGTTGGTAATCGACTGGAGAGAGTGGCAAAGTCTTCTGTTGATATCAATGGTTTGACCATCCCAAAGGGAACTGTTGTCATGGTGCCTGTTTACGTTCTCCATCGTGACCCTACTCTGTGGTCTGAACCTGATGTTTTCAAACCTGAGAG GTTCAGCAAGGACAACAAAGACAACATAGATCCTTATTCCTTCCTACCCTTTGGAGCAGGACCAAGGAACTGTATTGGCATGCGGTTTGCTGTCTTGATGATGAAGTTGGCAATAGTGGAGATCCTTCAGAACTTCAGCTTTGTTACTTGCAAAGAGACAGAG ATTCCGCTGGAGCTAGGAGCTGATGCATTCACTAGACCCAAAAATCCCATCAAGCTGAAGCTCGAACCCAGAACAGCTACGGATTCCCCGACAAATTAA